Below is a window of Desulfosoma caldarium DNA.
TACCGCCTTCGAGGTTGGAGCCCTGAAGGCGTGCCTTCGGCACTTTGATCGAGAGTGCCCACCTTACGGTCAACGGGTCCGTTATGCCCATCGTCGTCAAGGGCAACAGTGTTTTTTCGGTGCGAGTAAGGACACCGCCAGCAAATGCCCGCCTAAAAGGCCGAAATGCAAGGAACCAACCAGGGTGAGGGATGCATGATGAGCGTACAAGGTCGTGAAGGTTCTAAAATTGTGGTGGGTTATGACGGGACGCGCACGGCCAAGGAAGCCGTGAACGTGGCCTTGTTCCATGCGCGGCACTTTCATGCAGAGGTCCATGTGGTTTGGTCCCTGGAAGGGGGACATGGCACCACCGCCGAGCAGGTCGATGAGGCGAGAGACGGGCTGCAGTATGTGGAAAATCTTTTTCGAGAAGCCCAGATTCCCTGCCAGACCCATTTGCTCATTCGAGGGCTTTCGGCCGGAGAAGACCTGGTGCGTTTTGCCGAAGAGCAGAAATGTCTTGAAATCATTGTGGGTGTGCGGCGCCGATCCCAGGTTGGCAAGCTTATCTTCGGATCCACGGCGCGCTACGTCATTTTGAATGCATCCTGCCCCGTGGTGAGCGTGAGGTAGTCCTATCCCGACGCCGTGGCAAGGCCAAGGTGCCCTGGGGCGGAGGTCACAAGCAAAAAGGCCGAGGTCCTGAAGGATCCCGGCCGTTTCTTTTGTGCTGGTGCCGAAGCGGGGACTCGAACCCCGACAGGCCTATTGCCCACTAGATCCTGAATCTAGCGCGTCTACCAATTCCGCCACTTCGGCTCTATATTACAAAAAGGCATTGCCTTGGAAGCGACGTTAAACTATGGTAAAAGCCTTGAGCTGTCAAGCGCATTTTGTGGTGAAACCGGAGGTTCCCAAACAAGCGATGAAGGTGATTCGAAGCGTGCAAGACATCCAAAAGCCTTTGAACAATCCTGTGATGACCATCGGCAATTTCGACGGGGTCCATCGCGGCCACCAGGTTTTGTTCCGACGCGTCGTGGATTGGGCGAAAAAGCTGGGCGGACAATCGGTGGTGATGACCTTCGATCCGCACCCTCTGCAAGTGCTGGCGCCGTCCCGAGGACCGGATTTCATCACGTCCCATAGAAAGAAACTGGAACTCATCGAGGCCGAAGGGATCGACGTGACCGTCGTGATTCCATTCAGCAAGGGCTTCGCGCAAATCTCCGCCCACGACTTCGTCAAGGATCTTCTGGTGGACCGCATCGGAATCAAGGGGATTGTCGTCGGGTACGATTACCGGTTCGGCAGAAACCGGGAGGGAGACATTCGATTGCTGCGGGACTTGGGCGGCCGATATGGTTTCCAGGTGGAGATGGTTTCCGGGATTGAGCTGGAGGGCACCCTGGTGAGCAGCACGGCCATTCGCCAGTTCATCCGCGACGGCGAAATTCGGGAAGCGGAGCGGCTTCTGGGGCGGCCTTACGAAATCATCGGGCGTGTGGTCAAAGGGCACGAGCGGGGTCGGCTGCTTGGGTTCCCTACGGCCAATGTGGACGTCCATCAGCACGTGCTGCCCAAGCCCGGCGTCTATGCCGTGGAAGCGGACATTGACGGCGAAACCTATATGGGCGCGGCCAATTTCGGTTGGAATCCCACCTTTGGTGATCCGACGCCTTCCCTGGAAGTGCATGTGCTGGATTTCGACGGCGACCTGTACGGCAAGGAAATTGCCGTCCGTTTTGTGGAGCGCATTCGTGACGAACGCCGCTTTCCCGGGCCGGAAGCGCTTGTGGCGCAGATTCAAAGGGATGTGGAAACCGTGCGAAGCCTTCTGGCCGCCAAGAACCCCATGGCCCTTGCCGCCTCCGGCTAAAGGTCTTTGCCGGCCCAGGACACGCGAAGGCGGGTGCTGAGCCGGTTGGCTTTCACATCCATTACGGTCACGGTTTCCGAGGGCGATTCGGAAACCGTGAGGTGCTCAGAAGCTTCGGCATCTTCAGGCAGAAAGAAGTTTTCCACCTTGTTTTGAAGCACTTCCAGCAAAGGCCAAAGTGTGGTGCGGTCGATGGCCGATACCGCCACGGCTTCATAACGCTGCAGCGCGCGAGCCAGCGTGTCCGAATCCACTTTGTCCATCTTGTTGAACACCAACACCGTGGGCTTGCGATCCAGGCCCAGCTTTTCCAAAATTTCGGCCACCGAAGCCATGTGGTCTTCGTAGTGCGGGTTGCTCAGGTCCACCACGTGCAGAAGCAGATCGGCGTCGTTGAGTTCTTCCAGTGTGGCGGCAAAGGCATCCAGAAGGTTTTGAGGCAGGTTGCGAATAAACCCCACGGTATCCGTCACGATAACTTCCATGTCCCGTGGAAAACGCAGCCGTCGCGTCGTGGGATCCAGCGTGGCAAACAGCTGATCTTCCGCCCAGACACGACTGTGGGTGAGGGTGTTGAGCAGGGTGGATTTTCCCGCGTTGGTGTAGCCCACGATGGACAAAATGGGCAGGGTTTGCCTCAGGCGCTTGGCCCTTCGCTGAGACCGGTTTTTGCGCACCTGCTGTAGCTGCTTTTCCAAATGCGCGATGCGGTCTTTAATGCGCCGGCGGTTGATTTCCAACTTCGTTTCCCCGGGCCCTCGCACGCCGATGCCACCTCTCAGGCGTGACAAGGCGTCGTCTTTGACGCCCAGCCGAGGCAGAAGATACTTGAGCTGGGCGATTTCCACCTGCAGCTTGCCTTCTCGGCTGTGGGCTCGCTGGGCAAAGATGTCCAGAATGAGTTGCGTGCGGTCGATGACGCGCAGTTCCGTGGTATCCGTAATGGAGCGAATCTGGGATGGATTGAGATCCTGATCGAAGATCAAAAGATCCACACCGCACTGGAGAGCCCGAACGATGATTTCGCTGAGTTTGCCTTTGCCGATAAGGTATTTGGGGTTGGCTTGCCGCTGCCGCTGAACGATGCTGTCGGCTACACTAATGCCGGCACTGCAAGCCAATTCTTTCAGTTCCGCCAAAGAGGCTTCCGCCACCTCCCTTTCCTCGGTGGTGACGCTCACCAGAATCGCCCGATCCTTGGCCTTTTCCGCGGCCACCGACCGCCGTTCCCGTTCCAGTTCCTCTTCCAGGGACTGAACAAATTCCAGAAAATGCAACGTTGGTTCGGCGCAGGGCGTGGGCGGCAGAATCCGCCATGCCACCTGCGTCTGGCGCGAAGCCGGCAGAATGTGGGCCACTTCCAAATCCTTGGCGCCTCCGTGCAGGTCCACGCGAATGACGGCGATACAGTCCAAGCGCAGAAAGACCAGGTCCATGAGGTCGTCTTGGGTTAGGGGTTCTTCCCGCAGGTGCGTATGAACGAATCGAAGTCCTCGAAGGCGCCATCGTCCTGCGCGGGACTTGGGAAGGTCCGGAATGTAAAGGGATCGGGAATCTCCCACCAGCACCATTTCCACGGCGCCGTCTCGGCCTATCATGACGCCGATCTGACGACCGCTGTCAAAAGACAGGCGCGCCAGATCGCGAGCCAGATCTGGAGAGACGACGTCGCGGGGCAGGGATCTGCGGCGGGTGAGGTTTTCCAGGCGCTTGCGCACCTGTTTCTTCAGGCCTGTAAGGTCTCCGTAAACTTTCGAGATGGTCCACCCTCCACCCGCAGCATCGCCTCGGCCTTCAAGCCGCCGAGGACTTGCTGCAGAAAACGCCGTGCTGGGTCCAAAGAATCAGCCGTCAAAAATATTATAAACGGGAAACTGAAGAGAAAAAACTTTTGAGCAACGTGCCGGATTTGGCTTCAACCTATTTCATGCCCCGTAAGGGTTTCGCCGATCCAGGAGGCGCACGGCTTTGCCGTCATTTTGAGGCAACCCGTGGGGTTCCACAAGGCGCACCTCGGGAGTGACCAGCAGTTCGCTTCTGAGTTCCTTGGTGATTTTCTTTTGCAACCTATGCAGATGGCGCATGTCTTCCACAAAGATCTTGTCGGTCACTTCCACTTCTACGGTCATAACGTCCACGTTGTTCTCACGGTCCAAGAGGATGCGATAATTGTTGCCCACTTCGGGAATGCCCATGAGAACCTGTTCAACCTGGATGGGAAAGATGTTGACGCCCTTGAGGATGAACATGTCGTCAGAGCGCCCTTGAATGCGGTCCAGGCGTCTGTGCACACGGCCGCAGGGGCAGGCATCGGGAAGGATGCGGGTCAGGTCTTTGGTGCGATAGCGAATGAGAGGCATGCCTTCTCGAGTGAGGGTTGTGAGCACTAGTTCGCCCAACTCCCCTTCTGTAACGGGTTCCAAGGTCTCGGGATCCAGCACTTCCACTAAGTACGCATCTTCCCAGATGTGAAGCCCGTTTTGGTGAACGCACTCAAATGCCACGCCGGGGCCGTTCATTTCCGAAAGGCCGTAGCTGTTGTAGACCTTAACGCCGTAAAAGTCTTCCACGCGTCGGCGCACTTCCTGGGAATAGGGTTCAGCACCCAAATACGCGATGCGAAGCTGCAAATCCCTCTTGGGATCGACGCCCATTTGCGTCATGACATCCATGAGGCGCAGGGCGTAGCTGGGAATGATGTGCATGACCGTGGTGGAAAAATCGCGCATAAGATGAATCTGGCGTTTGCTGTTGCCCGCTCCTGAGGGAATGGTAAGCAACCCCAGGCGCTCGGCCCCATAATGAAATCCAAGACCGCCGGTGAAAAGGCCGTATCCGGACAAGTTTTGAAAGACGTCTCCCGGCCGTGCGCCGGTCATATAGAGGCACCGGGCCATGAGTTCGGCCCAGGTGTTCACGTCCTTATGGGTGTAGAAGACGGCTGTGGCTTGTCCCGTGGTGCCGGAAGAAACATGCAACCGCACCAGTTGGTCCTTGGGAACGCACAAAAACCCGTAAGGATAGGCTCGCCGAAGATCCTCCTTGGTGGTGATCGGCAAATGGCGCACATCGGCCAAAGTGCGCACATGCCGCCATGGCTCGGGGCCCAGTAGCTCACGGTAAAACGGGGCACGAACCGCGCGACGCAGCGTGGCCCGAAGGCGTTTGCGTTGGAGGTCTTCCAGAGCCTCGCGAGACAGGGTCTCGACTTTGGGGTTCCAGTACTCTCCGGTCGTGGAGTGTGTCTGCATGGCCATCATCTTTCCAGGTTCAAGCGTTCAAAGAGCCGCCGCGTACGAAAAATGCACCCCTAAACGGGCAAATCCTCCGCGGCCAGGTCTTCAAAACGGGTATAACTGTTGATAAAGGCCAGTTTGATGCGGCCTGTGGGGCCGTTGCGCTGTTTACCCACGTGAATTTCCGCCGTGCCTTTGTCCTTGCTGTCCGGATTGTAGACTTCATCACGATAGATGAAGACGATCACGTCCGCATCCTGTTCGATGGCCCCGGATTCCCTCAAGTCCGCCAGCTGTGGTCTCTTGTCATGGCGTTCTTCCACCTTGCGGTTCAGCTGGGACAAGGCCACCACGGGCACGCTCAGTTCTTTGGCAAGAGCCTTGAGGGACCGAGAGATATCGGAAATTTCTAGCTCACGCCTTTCCGTTTGCTCTCGGCTGCGCATCAACTGCAGGTAGTCCACCACCACCAACCCGATGTTGTGTTCCGACTTGAGGCGTCGCGCTTTGGCGCGAAGCTCCAAAGTGGAAATGGCCGGCGTGTCGTCCACGAAGATGGGGGCTTCCATGAAGGTGCTGGCGGCGGAAAGAAGCTTGACGATGTCGTTTTGGCTGAGAAAGCCTGTCCGCACCTTTTGGGAATCCACCCGAGCTTCCGCGCACAGCAATCGCATGGCCAGCTGTTCCTTACTCATTTCCAAGGAAAAGAAGGCGCACGGCACCCCGCTTTTCACTGCGGCGTTGCGTACAATGTTCAAGGCAAAAGCCGTTTTACCCATGCTGGGTCGTGCCGCGAGGATGATGAGATCCGAGGGCTGAAGTCCTGAGGTGATCTTGTCCAGATCATGAAAGTGCGTGGGCACGCCCGTCACCATGTTTCTGCGTTCCTGCAGAGCCTCGATGGTGCCGATGCTTTGTTTGACCACATCCTTGATGACGGCGTACGAACTGCGAATGCGGCGTTCCGTGATGGCAAAGATGGCGGCTTCAGCGCGGTCCAGGACTTCTTCGGCATTTTTCCCGTGGCCATAACACCAGGACATGATTTCCCCGGAGACCTGAATCAGGCGCCGCAGAATAGCCTTTTCACTGATGATCTTGGCATAGGTGGCCACATTGGCCGCGGAAGGCACCAGTTCCGTCAGTGAGGCCAGATAAGCGGCCCCACCGACGGCATCCAGATCACCCTTTTGTTGTAGATAGTCGGCAACGGTGACCAGATCGACGGGTTCGTTGCGCTCAAACAGGTCTTGAATGGCCCGGAAGATGACGCGGTGCGCGTCCCGATAAAACTCGTCCCCTCGTAGGATCTCCAAAGCGGCCGCCAGGCCGGCGCTGTCCACCAGAAGCCCTCCAATCAAGGACTGCTCAGCTTCGAGGTGGTGCGGAGGGATTTTCTTGAGCTCGTCGGCGAGCCCGTCCATGCATCATTCTTCCTTGTTCACCAGAACGGTGATGTTGGCGGTGATGTCCGCGTCCACCTTGATGGGCACAGTGCATTCCCCCAACTGCTTGATGGGCTGATCCAGCAAAATGAAACGCTTGTCCAGTTCAAAGCCCTGCTGTTGCAGCGCCTTTTGAATGTCGGTCACGCTCACGGATCCGTAAAGCTTGTCTTCTTCTATGACTTTGCGCTGAAAGGTCAGGGTGGTCTCATTGAGTTTTTCCGCCAGCGAAAGCATCTGGCGTCGCACCCTTTCCTTCTTTTGAGCCAAAACACGCTTGTGATGTTCCAGTTCGCGAATTTTCGCGCTAGAGGCTTCAATGGCCAGGCCCTTGGGCAGCAGGTAGTTGCGGCCGTAGCCCGGAGCCACCTTGACGATGTCTCCGATCTGTCCCAGGTTCGGAATGTTTTCCGTAAGAATCACCTTCATTGTTGACTCCTTTATGCCATGCCCCGCCATGGTTTGCGTGTCACGCTGATGAAAACCTCCATTAGGGCGAGGACAAAACGTCGGCTTTTTTTTTCAGGCGTCTAAAATCAATCCACGTATCAAAAAAACCCATGAGCGCCACGGCCAAGCCTACAAACTGCTGAAAAAAGATCAAGGCATAACTGAAGGCCTGCAACAGGCGAGGGACGTGCCATTTTTGAAAATAGAAGGCGGTGATGGCAACGCCTTGCAAGAGGTACACCGCCCCCAGAGCGATGAGCACGTTGGCCCCCAGCAGCTTGAGGCTGAAAGAGGAGACCAGCAACAGAAATCCTGCCGCGATGGGCGCCCACACCAACCCTTCCGGAGCGCTCCATAGAGACCATGCAGGCCAATGTGGCATCAATACGCCCCGAAGCAGGAGCATGCGCCGAGCCACCGACAAGGTCAACCAAGCCCCGATGATGGTGCTGGCCACAGCCACACCCGGAAACAAGCGGGCGAGAATGGGGATCCAAGCTTGCCATGGCGTCAGCAAGTCCGCGTCCTGCGTGCCTTCGGAGGCCGTCTGGGACCACACCGAGGCCAGAATGGCGCGTAGTTGCTCTTCCAGATGGTGCCACAGGCCGCCCTCAGCATGGCCATGCATCCACCAGAAAACCACGGCTCCAAAGGCGCACACCTTCACGACGGCATCGGCCACGGTTCGTGTCATGGACCAGCCCTTGCGCATACCGGATCCCAACAAGGTTCCCAGTAGCAGCAATTCTATGAAATAGACCAAGCTCTGAGGGGTTTTCAAAAGCAAGGAAAGTGTTCCGCCCACCACGGCGGATCCTCCGGGCACAAAATACCCCAAAGGAGTACCCCATCGGTAAATGCTGATCAGAGACGGCACGGGCACGATCACCGTGGCCATGATGCCGGTCACGGGAAGCAAGATCAAGAGCAGAAACACGGCCACACTGAGCCCGATGCCGGCGGCGAATTCCCGCATCACCGTTCGAGTGGAATCGGGTTCTGTGCCGTGCCCTTGGGGCATGGAGGCGCTCATCTGCGGCGTTCCTTACCGTCCCATGAGTTGCTCTGCCGCCCTTTTAGATGGAATGGTCCACCGTGTAGGGCAAAAGAGCCATCTGGCGAGCGCGCTTGATGGCCAGAGTCAATTCCCGCTGGTGCTTGGCGCAGTTGTCCGAGATGCGCCGTGGAATGATCTTGCCCCGCTCGGTGAGAAAATAGCGAAGCATCTTAGCGTCTTTATAGTCGATGCGTAGACTGCTGTCCGCACAGAACCGGCACACACGACGGCGCCGAAAAATCCTTCTTTTGCGTTTCCTCTTTACGGCCACGTTACACTCCCTCTTTCAAAAAAATTTTTCATAATCCAAAACCGTTCCATAAAAAGGCGCCTACTCTTTGTCGTCCTCGCCCTCTTCTTCTTCCTCTTCCTCCCCACGCTCGGCATCAAACTGAGGCGGCAATTCCGCTTCTTCTTCATCGTCTGATGGAGGCATCGGTCCAGGGCGTTGTTGATCTTTTTCCTTTTCCGGGTCAAACGCATCGTCCAGCTTGACGGTGATAAACTTGAGCACCCGTTCATCGATGCGCATGGTGCGTTCCAGCTCGGCGATGAGGTCTGGCCCTGAGGCAAATTCCATAAGGACGTAGTAGCCATAGGATTTTTTCCTGACCGGATAGGCCAGTTTCTTTTTCCCCCAGGGAGTATAGGTGAGCACGGTGCCGCCGCCCGATTCGACGACGCCTTGGAATTTCTGGGCCACGCCCTGGTAGGCGTCTTCAGGAAGATCGGGGTCCACGATGAAAAACGATTCGTACTTGCGTAACTGCATGGACAAAATCCTCCTTTCGGGTTCTTAGCCCCGCCTCTCGGGGCGGAGCAAGGAGTAGGATGATTTGGAACTGCTTCGAGTACCATAGGGCATGAAAAGGCGTCAAGGCCTTTGCGCCCCATGCACAGTCCGGCCGAAGCGCCAATCCTTTGCCCACCGTTGGAAAAAAGCGTATGGCTCGGGAACGCATGAGCCTTCGAAGCGGACTCACCGGGTGGCCTTGTCCGGTGCGGAAGTCTTCTGAGCTTTGGGAAGGAAGCGAATGAGGATTTCGCCATCCCGTATGAGGTCCAGGTTCTGTCGCAGGAACCGTTCGGCGTAATGGGGATCTTCTTTGAAACGCTGGGTTTTCAGGTAGAGTTGTTGGGTTTCCTTGCGCAGCGCCGTAAGCTGTTCTTGCATTTCCACCACCTGACGGCGTTTAACCTGGTAGCCCTTAAGACCTTTTGGCG
It encodes the following:
- the rplI gene encoding 50S ribosomal protein L9, whose protein sequence is MKVILTENIPNLGQIGDIVKVAPGYGRNYLLPKGLAIEASSAKIRELEHHKRVLAQKKERVRRQMLSLAEKLNETTLTFQRKVIEEDKLYGSVSVTDIQKALQQQGFELDKRFILLDQPIKQLGECTVPIKVDADITANITVLVNKEE
- the rpsF gene encoding 30S ribosomal protein S6, whose translation is MQLRKYESFFIVDPDLPEDAYQGVAQKFQGVVESGGGTVLTYTPWGKKKLAYPVRKKSYGYYVLMEFASGPDLIAELERTMRIDERVLKFITVKLDDAFDPEKEKDQQRPGPMPPSDDEEEAELPPQFDAERGEEEEEEEGEDDKE
- the hflX gene encoding GTPase HflX; the protein is MRKRLENLTRRRSLPRDVVSPDLARDLARLSFDSGRQIGVMIGRDGAVEMVLVGDSRSLYIPDLPKSRAGRWRLRGLRFVHTHLREEPLTQDDLMDLVFLRLDCIAVIRVDLHGGAKDLEVAHILPASRQTQVAWRILPPTPCAEPTLHFLEFVQSLEEELERERRSVAAEKAKDRAILVSVTTEEREVAEASLAELKELACSAGISVADSIVQRQRQANPKYLIGKGKLSEIIVRALQCGVDLLIFDQDLNPSQIRSITDTTELRVIDRTQLILDIFAQRAHSREGKLQVEIAQLKYLLPRLGVKDDALSRLRGGIGVRGPGETKLEINRRRIKDRIAHLEKQLQQVRKNRSQRRAKRLRQTLPILSIVGYTNAGKSTLLNTLTHSRVWAEDQLFATLDPTTRRLRFPRDMEVIVTDTVGFIRNLPQNLLDAFAATLEELNDADLLLHVVDLSNPHYEDHMASVAEILEKLGLDRKPTVLVFNKMDKVDSDTLARALQRYEAVAVSAIDRTTLWPLLEVLQNKVENFFLPEDAEASEHLTVSESPSETVTVMDVKANRLSTRLRVSWAGKDL
- a CDS encoding bifunctional riboflavin kinase/FAD synthetase is translated as MKVIRSVQDIQKPLNNPVMTIGNFDGVHRGHQVLFRRVVDWAKKLGGQSVVMTFDPHPLQVLAPSRGPDFITSHRKKLELIEAEGIDVTVVIPFSKGFAQISAHDFVKDLLVDRIGIKGIVVGYDYRFGRNREGDIRLLRDLGGRYGFQVEMVSGIELEGTLVSSTAIRQFIRDGEIREAERLLGRPYEIIGRVVKGHERGRLLGFPTANVDVHQHVLPKPGVYAVEADIDGETYMGAANFGWNPTFGDPTPSLEVHVLDFDGDLYGKEIAVRFVERIRDERRFPGPEALVAQIQRDVETVRSLLAAKNPMALAASG
- a CDS encoding septum formation initiator family protein — its product is MGRWDWHDAVGRWGTIVLVAFLAALDLWLFRTVFLSPKGLKGYQVKRRQVVEMQEQLTALRKETQQLYLKTQRFKEDPHYAERFLRQNLDLIRDGEILIRFLPKAQKTSAPDKATR
- a CDS encoding phenylacetate--CoA ligase family protein — protein: MQTHSTTGEYWNPKVETLSREALEDLQRKRLRATLRRAVRAPFYRELLGPEPWRHVRTLADVRHLPITTKEDLRRAYPYGFLCVPKDQLVRLHVSSGTTGQATAVFYTHKDVNTWAELMARCLYMTGARPGDVFQNLSGYGLFTGGLGFHYGAERLGLLTIPSGAGNSKRQIHLMRDFSTTVMHIIPSYALRLMDVMTQMGVDPKRDLQLRIAYLGAEPYSQEVRRRVEDFYGVKVYNSYGLSEMNGPGVAFECVHQNGLHIWEDAYLVEVLDPETLEPVTEGELGELVLTTLTREGMPLIRYRTKDLTRILPDACPCGRVHRRLDRIQGRSDDMFILKGVNIFPIQVEQVLMGIPEVGNNYRILLDRENNVDVMTVEVEVTDKIFVEDMRHLHRLQKKITKELRSELLVTPEVRLVEPHGLPQNDGKAVRLLDRRNPYGA
- a CDS encoding DUF2232 domain-containing protein, encoding MSASMPQGHGTEPDSTRTVMREFAAGIGLSVAVFLLLILLPVTGIMATVIVPVPSLISIYRWGTPLGYFVPGGSAVVGGTLSLLLKTPQSLVYFIELLLLGTLLGSGMRKGWSMTRTVADAVVKVCAFGAVVFWWMHGHAEGGLWHHLEEQLRAILASVWSQTASEGTQDADLLTPWQAWIPILARLFPGVAVASTIIGAWLTLSVARRMLLLRGVLMPHWPAWSLWSAPEGLVWAPIAAGFLLLVSSFSLKLLGANVLIALGAVYLLQGVAITAFYFQKWHVPRLLQAFSYALIFFQQFVGLAVALMGFFDTWIDFRRLKKKADVLSSP
- the rpsR gene encoding 30S ribosomal protein S18, with translation MAVKRKRKRRIFRRRRVCRFCADSSLRIDYKDAKMLRYFLTERGKIIPRRISDNCAKHQRELTLAIKRARQMALLPYTVDHSI
- a CDS encoding universal stress protein, translated to MMSVQGREGSKIVVGYDGTRTAKEAVNVALFHARHFHAEVHVVWSLEGGHGTTAEQVDEARDGLQYVENLFREAQIPCQTHLLIRGLSAGEDLVRFAEEQKCLEIIVGVRRRSQVGKLIFGSTARYVILNASCPVVSVR
- the dnaB gene encoding replicative DNA helicase, which translates into the protein MDGLADELKKIPPHHLEAEQSLIGGLLVDSAGLAAALEILRGDEFYRDAHRVIFRAIQDLFERNEPVDLVTVADYLQQKGDLDAVGGAAYLASLTELVPSAANVATYAKIISEKAILRRLIQVSGEIMSWCYGHGKNAEEVLDRAEAAIFAITERRIRSSYAVIKDVVKQSIGTIEALQERRNMVTGVPTHFHDLDKITSGLQPSDLIILAARPSMGKTAFALNIVRNAAVKSGVPCAFFSLEMSKEQLAMRLLCAEARVDSQKVRTGFLSQNDIVKLLSAASTFMEAPIFVDDTPAISTLELRAKARRLKSEHNIGLVVVDYLQLMRSREQTERRELEISDISRSLKALAKELSVPVVALSQLNRKVEERHDKRPQLADLRESGAIEQDADVIVFIYRDEVYNPDSKDKGTAEIHVGKQRNGPTGRIKLAFINSYTRFEDLAAEDLPV